TACGAGCCCGGCTGGAAATGGTCCCAGCACGCCAAGGGCTCCACGCCCACCTGCCAGCTCGAGCACGTGGTCCTGATCGTCTCCGGCCGCACCGCCATCGCCATGGATAACGGCCAGCATTTCGAACTTGGCCCCGGCGACCTCGCCTATGTCGCCCCCGGCCATGACGCCTGGGTCCTGGGCGACGAACCCTACGTCTCCCTCCACTTCCTCGGCGCCGAGCAGTACGGCAAGTAGCGACCGGACGTGTCGGTTAGTTCCTAGTTCGCAGATTCCTCCGTGTTCCTCGGTGGTTGAGTTTCTTGACTCACGCCGCTTCCAGCGCCTTGCGGTCCCATCCTCCCAAGTTCGCTCCGGCCTCGTAGGTGCTCTGGCAGAATTCCAGCAGCGCCTTGCGCGGGTCCGCCGACTGCCGCACATCGTCGTACATCAGCAGGAACTCTTTCATCCCGGGGTCGTAGAACGCCTGCGCTGGCTTCACCTTCTGCTCGGCAAAGCCCGGCGGCTCCGGGGCCGCGTAAGCGTAGAAGGCCGGTCCCTTGTAACCGGCGCCCGGCCAGAAGCCCACACTGATCACTTCGTGCGAGTACGCCTCGCGCGTGATGGCGTCCGCCCCCGGGCGCTCCGGCGCTCGCCGTCCCGAAAACCGCGTCACCGCCAGGTCGAAGCTTCCCCAGAAGAAATGCACTGGGCTCGACTTGCCCAGGAATCCCGAGCGGAACTCCTGGAACACCGCATCCACCGACGCCAGGATGCGCCAGAAGCGCTGCGCGTAAGGGGCGTCGTAGGAGGCATGCACGGTGTCTTCCGCGAACGGAATGGGGT
This genomic window from Terriglobales bacterium contains:
- a CDS encoding cupin domain-containing protein, with amino-acid sequence MDPVIIRRFEKPDEVVHFEKGKFETVRIGSLTVGRATYEPGWKWSQHAKGSTPTCQLEHVVLIVSGRTAIAMDNGQHFELGPGDLAYVAPGHDAWVLGDEPYVSLHFLGAEQYGK
- a CDS encoding DUF5996 family protein; protein product: MSAVSKVPLEPWPALPLEAWKDTYATLHMWTQIVGKVRMALTPAVNHFWHVTLYVTPRGLTTSTMRQGARLVEMRFDFLDHRLVIDTSDGQTRPVKLEPRTVADFYREVMSTLKEFGVELRINARPDEVPDPIPFAEDTVHASYDAPYAQRFWRILASVDAVFQEFRSGFLGKSSPVHFFWGSFDLAVTRFSGRRAPERPGADAITREAYSHEVISVGFWPGAGYKGPAFYAYAAPEPPGFAEQKVKPAQAFYDPGMKEFLLMYDDVRQSADPRKALLEFCQSTYEAGANLGGWDRKALEAA